The following DNA comes from Stigmatella erecta.
AACGGGGGCGATGGCACGCCGGGCGCCTTCGGCGATGCAGGCACCTCGGGCAAGGGCGGCACCGGCTGGGGCGCCCTGCAAGGTGACACCTGGGCTGCCACCCAACGCGGAGACAATGGCGACAGGGGAACCGCGGGAGGCGGAGGCGGAGGCGGAGGCGCGGGCGGCAGCTGTGCGCCCTTCGGCACCCTGGTGGGAGCCGCGAGTGGCGGCAGCGGCGGCGGCGGCGGTGGGGGATGCGGGGGCGGTGGAGGGATTGGCGGAGGAGGCGGCGGCGCGTCCATCGCGGTGCTCTTGATTCGTTCCAACGTCATCCTGGAGGGCGCCACGGTGCTGCGCACTACCGGAGGGGGACGGGGCGGCAAGGGCGGACCGGGAGGCGATGGCGGTACCGGCGGCGGAGGAGGAAATGGGGGCGACGGAGGGGTGTTCGAGTCCTCGAACAGCGCCAACACCTACAACTCCTCGGGCGGCGCGGGCGGTGCCGGGGGCAAGGGCGGAAATGGGGGACCCGGTGGCATGGGAGGAGGAGGAGGAGGGGGGCCCTCTGTGGGTGTGTGGTGCCAGCAAGGCGCCAGCGTCACCCCTTCCGGCGCGGCGCTGGCCAGCGAGCTCGGGGACGGGGGGGCCGGCGGCGAGGGAGGCCTGGATGGCGGCACGGGGGAAAAGGCCCTCAGCCAGGGCTGTGTTCCGCCCCTCTAGGTCACCCAAAATGGGACGACGCACCAGGGGGGATGGACCGGCGCGCCTGAGCGCCTGTCCGAAGGGCTGCTTTCCTGGAAAGGACAGATCTGCGACAGTCCTCCATTCTGCTAGGCTGCAAGCCCTGCGTTCCGATGGCTTCCGCGCGAACCTGTGAAACCTGTGGTCTTGAAGTTCCGCCCGGACTGGGCACGTGCCCTCGGGACGGCACCGCTATCGCTGCGTCCTATGCGGCGCACGACGATGAGGTGACGCAGATCGGCACGCCCAGCAACGTGTGGGGCGAGGAGCCTCCGGCGCGCGGCGGCAAGGCCTCCCCGTTCGCCTGGGGCGAGGAGCCCGCCCCCCGCGGCCACTCTCCGTCCTCGTCGCCGGAAGTCACCGTGGCCATCTCTCCCTGGGGCGAGGAGCCTCCCACGCGCGACGCGCTCATCGGCATGAAGCTCGGCGAGTACGAGCTGCGCCAGCGCATCGGCGTGGGCGGCATGGGCTTCGTCTATGACGGCATTCAGCCGCTCATCGGCAAGCGCGTGGCCGTGAAGGTGCTGCGCCCCGAGCTGGCCCAGGCCCCCGAGCAGGTGGCGCGCCTGCTCGCCGAGGCCCGCGCCGTCAACGCCATCCGCCACCGGGGCATCATCGACATCTTCGGCTTCGGCCAGGTGCCCGACGGCCGCCAGTACATCGTCATGGAGTTCCTGGATGGGCAGCCGCTCGATGCCCACCTGGCCGAGAAGGGCCGGCTCGCCCCCACCGAGGCGCTCTCCATCCTCGACGAGGTGCTCGCCGCGCTGGGCGCCGCCCACGGCGCGGGCGTCGTCCACCGCGACCTCAAGCCGAGCAACATCTTCCTCGTGCGCGAGCCGGGCAACTCCCGCTACGTGAAGCTCCTGGACTTCGGCCTCGCCAAGCAAGGCCAGGGCCCCACCGCGCGCACCGCCCAGACGCGCACGGACATGGTGGTGGGCACCCCGGAGTACATGGCGCCCGAGCAGGCCCGCGGCCAGGCCGTGGGCCCCATGACGGACCTGTACGCCATGGGCGTCGTCACCTTCGAGATGGTCACCGGCCGGCTCCCCTTCACGGGCAGCTCCCCGGTGGACCTGCTCATGAAGCACGTGGATGCCCGGCCGCCGCGCCCCTCGGAGTTCGTCCCCGAGCTGCCCCCGGCGCTGGATGCCTTCATCCTCCAGATGCTGACGAAGGATCCGGAGGCCCGTCCCGGCTCCGCGGACGCCCTGCGCCAGCAGCTCCACCGGCTGCGCCGCACCCTGCTGCGGCCCACGCGCGCCCAGGTGGCCCCCACCAGCGCCGTTCCGCCCGCCCGGGCCCTGGGCCAGGTGGCCGCGCCGGAGCTTCCCGCGCCCGTCCCCCTGCCGGTGGCCCCGCCGCCGCCGCCCGCGCCCCTCACGAAGCAGGAGGCCCCCACCGCCCCCAACGAGACGGTGAAGGTGCCCGAGTCCTCCGCGCGCGCGCACCGGCCCACGCCCACGTTGCCCCACCCCTCGACGCTCACCGCCGAGGAGGCCCGGGCCGCGGGGCTGCGCCCGGCCCTGCGGCCGCGCACCGTGGCGGTGGCCGTGGGCATCGTGGCGTTGCTCGCCGCGGGCGGCCTGCTGCTGCTCCGCGGGGAAGACGCCCCCCCGGAGCCCCTCCCCGGGCCCGGGCCCCGGACGCCGGTGACCCCGCCGCCGGTGGAGCAGGCGCCCGCCGTGCCCCAGGCCCCCACGCCTCCCGCGCCCCTGGAGACGGCGCCCGTGCCCTCCCCTCAGGCCCCGGTGCCCGCCGAGCCCCTAAAGGACAAGCCCGCGGACCGGGCAGAGGCCCCGAAGGCGGCGCCCCCCGTGCGCACCAAGCCCTCTGCCTCCGCGCAGCAGGAGTTCATCCCCTCGCAGCAGGAGCTGACCCAGAACCTCGACATGATCGAGCGCGATCTGAATTCGCGTGCCGCGGCGGGACAGGACATGGACTTCGCCCGCAGCCAGCTCACGCGCTTGCGCGACATGTCCAAGCAGTCCGCGGGCAAGCCCGAGGTCCGCCGCGAGGTCTCCCGGGGGATCGAGTTCCTGGAGAAGAACTTACTGAAGCGCAAGTAGGCGCGCCGACTTACCGGCGCAGCATGCACGACACCGGCTGGGCGATGGCGTTGCGCGCCTTCTCGTCGGTGAGCAGGTCCAGCTCCACCAGCTGCGTGAGCATGTAGTCGCGGTTCTGCTTGATGATGGCGGCGTTCTGGCACGTCTTGAGGGCGCGGTAATAGTTGTGCGGCGGCAGCGCCAGCTGCAGCTCCGCGAGCTCGGCCAGCTGGAGCCGGTCCAGCTCCTTGCCAAACAGCTTGTACGCCACGTCCTCCACGCCCACCACGCCCCGCTCGAAGCTGGTGATGGCCAAGTCGTAGGCGATGAGCTGGTCCTTCTGCAGCGAGGCGTGGATCTTGTTGATGGCCACCGCCAGGGGCAGCGACTCGTTCACCCCCAGCTTCATCGCGATGCGCGCGGCCAGCAGCCGCTCACACCGGCCATCGCCCCCGGGCCGCGCATTCACCGTCGCCCCCACGAGCAGGCGCCATGCCCACGCCACCCCGTCCTCGCGCGGCGTCTGGAAGTAGGTGGGGCACCCCATCTGGGTGATGTAGAGCGCCACCAGGTCCTTCGGCAGCCGGGCGAAGTCCGGGCGCGTGAAGGTGATGGGCCGGTCCGGCTTCACCATCAAGCCCACCACCAGGCTCATCCGCTCGCCTTCGATGCTGTTCTTGAGCAGCTTCTCGACGTCGTACTCACTGTCCAGCTGTGGCAGCTTGCTCGCGTGGTAGAGGTAGGCCACCGGCAGCAGCACGCCGGCCAGCCCCAGAAGAAACAGCAGAATCCACAGGACGCTCTTCACCTCCCCCACGCTACCAGGGCTGCACGGCGCTGGCGCGTGGGTTAAGGGGGGGAACATGAAGGATTGGTACCCCGCCACCCTCACGGCCCGCGCGCTCGCCGCGGATGGGCTCACGGACCTGACCCTCGACGTGTCCCGCACGCCCCTCGCCCAGGCCCACCAGCGCCCCGGCCAGTACACCTGGGTGCGCCTGCCGGGCCATGAGGAAGGGGTGTTCGCCATCGCCTCGCCCCCGGGCACCTCCGGGCAGTGGGACTTGCTCGTGAAGGCCGGCAGCCCCCTGCCCGAGGCGCTCATCCAGCTGCCCCTGGGCGCCGTGATGGAGGTGACGCGCCCGGCGGGCCGGGGCTTCCCGCTGGACCAGGCGCGGGGCCGGGACTTGCTCCTGTTCGCCACCGGCTCGGGCATCTCCGCCATCCGCTCCGTCATCGAGAGCCTCCGCCAGAGCCGGGGCGCCTATGGGCGGGTGACGCTCTACTTCGGGGTGCGCACCCCGAGCGCCTTCGCCTATGCCCGGGACTTCCAGTCCTGGGAGCAGGCCCGCATCCGCGTGGTGCCCACCGTGAGCCAGCCGGGTGCCAGCGGCTGGCAGGGGCTCACCGGCTACGTGCAGGCCCACCTCGCCGAGGAGGACCTCGCCCCGGGCACGGTCGCCTTCCTGTGCGGCCAGAAGGAGATGCTCCAGACGGTCATCGAGACGCTCAAGGCCCGCGGCCTGGCCACGGAGGACATCCACCAGAACGTCTAGCGCCGCCCCACCGTGGGCGAGGCGTAGCGCACCTCGTAGAGCGCCGCGGCGGGATCGCTCTCCTGGTCTCCCACCGGGTTCTGCGGCGTCCACGCGGCCACGCCCACCCAGCGCCCATCCGGGCTGAAGCGCGCCCGGCGCACGGACCAGCCAAAGGCCCGCTCGCCCCAGGGCTGCGCCTGGCCCTCGGTGTACAGGCGCAGGCGCTTGTCCCAGCCGCCCACCGCCAGCGAGCGCCCATCCGGAGAGATGCTCGCCGTGGACACCACGCCCCGGGGCCCCGGCCACTTCTGGAGGATGCGGCCCGAGGCGGCATCCACCAGCGCCCCGGCGTTGAAGGGCGCC
Coding sequences within:
- a CDS encoding serine/threonine-protein kinase, with amino-acid sequence MASARTCETCGLEVPPGLGTCPRDGTAIAASYAAHDDEVTQIGTPSNVWGEEPPARGGKASPFAWGEEPAPRGHSPSSSPEVTVAISPWGEEPPTRDALIGMKLGEYELRQRIGVGGMGFVYDGIQPLIGKRVAVKVLRPELAQAPEQVARLLAEARAVNAIRHRGIIDIFGFGQVPDGRQYIVMEFLDGQPLDAHLAEKGRLAPTEALSILDEVLAALGAAHGAGVVHRDLKPSNIFLVREPGNSRYVKLLDFGLAKQGQGPTARTAQTRTDMVVGTPEYMAPEQARGQAVGPMTDLYAMGVVTFEMVTGRLPFTGSSPVDLLMKHVDARPPRPSEFVPELPPALDAFILQMLTKDPEARPGSADALRQQLHRLRRTLLRPTRAQVAPTSAVPPARALGQVAAPELPAPVPLPVAPPPPPAPLTKQEAPTAPNETVKVPESSARAHRPTPTLPHPSTLTAEEARAAGLRPALRPRTVAVAVGIVALLAAGGLLLLRGEDAPPEPLPGPGPRTPVTPPPVEQAPAVPQAPTPPAPLETAPVPSPQAPVPAEPLKDKPADRAEAPKAAPPVRTKPSASAQQEFIPSQQELTQNLDMIERDLNSRAAAGQDMDFARSQLTRLRDMSKQSAGKPEVRREVSRGIEFLEKNLLKRK
- a CDS encoding transglycosylase domain-containing protein, which gives rise to MKSVLWILLFLLGLAGVLLPVAYLYHASKLPQLDSEYDVEKLLKNSIEGERMSLVVGLMVKPDRPITFTRPDFARLPKDLVALYITQMGCPTYFQTPREDGVAWAWRLLVGATVNARPGGDGRCERLLAARIAMKLGVNESLPLAVAINKIHASLQKDQLIAYDLAITSFERGVVGVEDVAYKLFGKELDRLQLAELAELQLALPPHNYYRALKTCQNAAIIKQNRDYMLTQLVELDLLTDEKARNAIAQPVSCMLRR
- a CDS encoding NAD-binding oxidoreductase, giving the protein MKDWYPATLTARALAADGLTDLTLDVSRTPLAQAHQRPGQYTWVRLPGHEEGVFAIASPPGTSGQWDLLVKAGSPLPEALIQLPLGAVMEVTRPAGRGFPLDQARGRDLLLFATGSGISAIRSVIESLRQSRGAYGRVTLYFGVRTPSAFAYARDFQSWEQARIRVVPTVSQPGASGWQGLTGYVQAHLAEEDLAPGTVAFLCGQKEMLQTVIETLKARGLATEDIHQNV